The genomic stretch AAAAAATCTTCTTTTTTGACCAGACCTTCCTGCTCCAGGTTCTCAGCTATTTCCTTGACCGACCAGCCCTCAATAATCGTTATTTTTTTCTCACGGGATAAAGACGAGGTTAAAATTTCAACAATCTCTTTAAGACTTAAACTTTTTTTTAACTCGTATTTCCCAGGCAAAAATTTTTTTCTTAAATTTCTTAAAAAAGAATATAGAACAAAAATGTTTCTATCTTTAATTAAACCTTCTTTTTCTAAATTTTCACCAATTTTTTTTAAAGATTCACCTTTGGTAATAATAAAAATGGTCGTCTCTTCGTTTTGACCCATTGGTTTACTCGCTTGATAATCTAAATATAAAAAAACGACCAAGGAAATAATCATTAAATAACTAATAAGAACCGTAATTTTACGCATATCATTGAGTAATCAAAGGGACAAAAAGAAAGCCCGGATATTTTTTTTCTTGATATTTTTTCTCACCAATTTTTTCTATTAAGACCACTTCTTGCGATTCGACGCCAACTGGTATTACTAATCGTCCACCAATCTTTAGCTGATCAAGTAAATCCTGGGGAACGCGAGTAGCAGCTGCGGCAACGTGGATTTTGTCAAAGGGCGCTTCTTTAACTAAACCCTTTGAACCATCGCCGCAGATAAAGACAACACGACCAGAAGAGACAAAATTATATTTTTTTGTTCTCTTTTCTCCATATTCTTTTAATTCCGGAATAATTTCTAGAGCAAAAACTCGACCCTTTTCACCAACGATTTCGGCTAACAGAGCCGTTGTCCAGCCAGAACCAGAACCGACATCTAATACTTTATCTCCTTTTTTTGGTTGTAGGAGTTCTAACATAAAAGCTACCGTCAAAGGTTGTGAAATTGTCTGACCATAACCAATTGGTAAAGGATAATTGGCTTCGGCCTCGCCCCTAAATTCAGGTAGCAAAAAATCTTCTCTTTTTATTTTATAAAAAGCTTTAATAATTTCCGGCGTTCGGAGATATCCCTGCTCAACAAGTTGGTCGATTAAATTAGGCATAGAAAAGTTAAGAGCTATTGAGTTATGAGTTTACGGGTAAAAAGTTTTTTTGTCAAGAGTGCGCCAAACCAACCAATGAAAATGCCAGCCAAAACATCAGTTGGCCAGTGAACACCAACAAAAATTCTCGCTAAGCCAATAAAGAGAGCAAGAATTAAAAAGATGATCCCTAAACGATAGTGAAAAAAATAAATACTAAAAGCTAAGGCAAAAGCTATAGCTGTATGGGCTGAAGGAAAGGATGATTCTTTCATTCCAACATTAATTAAAGATAACAAATTCAGAACAACAAATGGTCTGGGCCGAAAATATATTTTTTCAAAAATAAAATCAAAAAGATAGACTAAAACGACGGCCAAGAAACAGAGAAACAAAATTTTCAATATTTTTCTCTTTTCCCCTTTCAGAAACCAGATGAAACAAATTAGCAACGGCATCAACCAAATTAAATAAACAGCCAAGAAAATTCCTAAAGAATCAAGACAGATTGATTTGCCGGCCAAGCTGTGAATAAATTTAAAAATTGTTAAATCAAGCCTCATGAAAATAATTAATATAATTTTATTCGCCGATAATTTTTAATACTATCTCTCTCTTCCTTTCGCGATTATCAAAATCACAAACAATAAAAACAATAATCTGTTGCCAAGTACCCAAATCTAATTGACCATTAGTCAACGGAATGGTTAAAGAGGCAGAAAATAAACTTGCCCTCAAATGAGAAAAACCATTGTCGTCATCCTAGGTTTGATTATGATGATAAGATTTGTTTTGTGGCACTAGTTTTTCAATTAATTCTTGCATGTCTTTAATTAAATTTGGTTCATATTCTATCGTCGTTATAGCGGCCGTTGAGCCTTTAATAAAAACATTAACCAACCCATCCTTAATTTTTGATTTTCGAATAATGCCTCTTACTTGGTCAGTAATATCAATGAGGTGACAAAAACCTTGGGTGAAAAGAGTAATTTTATCAGTATAAATCATAGACGAAAAAATGAGAATCTAAAATATAAGAGTTACTAAGCACAGGTTACTAGAACATCATTGACAGTTCTCATTCTTAGTATACCAGATTTTGAGAATTTGCCCCAAGGATAGAAATTGGCAGCAATCATGCTGATGAGATTTTATTAACCGAGATAAAAACCAACGTTTTTCTATAACCGCTCTCTTGGCTGCTCGATGGTTTGTTTTTTACTAATGATAAAAAGATACAGAATTTCTAGAAGGCCGAGGGTATTGACAATCAACAAAATGACAAACCAAATCTGTTGATTGTTTCTGGCAGCGCGCCATAAAGCCAAACCCTTCCAAATTAATACCCAAATCATTATCGGCCAAAAAAACCAGGCAGGCAATGAAAATGGATCTTGAAAGAAGTTCATAAATTTAAAGATAAAAGCAGTCAAATATCACGATCGTGATGAATAGCCGTACTATTTTTTATAGACCTCAATAAATTTTTTGATCGAGCGATCATAAGTTTTCTCGATCTCTGGTGAAAAATAACAAGCCGGTAACTGACCCTTTTCTCGATGATGACGAAGACATTGACAACAAATTCCTTTTCTTGGACAACCTGGATAACTACAAGGACAATTTTTAAGGTTTTCTTTTTGTCGGCATTCCATAGTAAAATTGTTAAAAACTTATAATAAAGCGAATAAATTTCTATAACAATTTGAGTACCCTGAACCAATCCGGCTTATCATTATTATCTCAAATCTAAATAAGCCGAGAACCTTTTCCATGAA from Patescibacteria group bacterium encodes the following:
- the pcm gene encoding protein-L-isoaspartate O-methyltransferase → MPNLIDQLVEQGYLRTPEIIKAFYKIKREDFLLPEFRGEAEANYPLPIGYGQTISQPLTVAFMLELLQPKKGDKVLDVGSGSGWTTALLAEIVGEKGRVFALEIIPELKEYGEKRTKKYNFVSSGRVVFICGDGSKGLVKEAPFDKIHVAAAATRVPQDLLDQLKIGGRLVIPVGVESQEVVLIEKIGEKKYQEKKYPGFLFVPLITQ
- a CDS encoding phosphatase PAP2 family protein; translation: MRLDLTIFKFIHSLAGKSICLDSLGIFLAVYLIWLMPLLICFIWFLKGEKRKILKILFLCFLAVVLVYLFDFIFEKIYFRPRPFVVLNLLSLINVGMKESSFPSAHTAIAFALAFSIYFFHYRLGIIFLILALFIGLARIFVGVHWPTDVLAGIFIGWFGALLTKKLFTRKLITQ
- a CDS encoding DUF5652 family protein, translating into MNFFQDPFSLPAWFFWPIMIWVLIWKGLALWRAARNNQQIWFVILLIVNTLGLLEILYLFIISKKQTIEQPRERL
- a CDS encoding DUF6485 family protein, whose protein sequence is MECRQKENLKNCPCSYPGCPRKGICCQCLRHHREKGQLPACYFSPEIEKTYDRSIKKFIEVYKK